The following proteins come from a genomic window of Sphaerisporangium rubeum:
- a CDS encoding NAD(P)/FAD-dependent oxidoreductase, producing MRRNSSMEKTVYDVAILGSGIAGSLLGAILARHGAKVLLVDAASHPRFAVGESTIPYTLLYLRALADRYDVPEIKNLATFTRTRKAMGERFGVKRHFGFLMHHPGQPQNPREANEFNTPKNLLNEAAHYFRQDTDSYLFHVAMKYGCKARQNFRVDEVDFGDDGVTLSGGDAEYRARYVVDASGFRSPLADKFGLRENPCRLKHHSRSVWNHMLDVPRTDDLWRHGKENRPPFPWYEGTVHHVFERGWAWVIAFDNNKWSTNPLCSVGMTVDPRTFPKPADLTPEEDFHALAAPYPDIARQFEGAKPVREWVSTPRLQYSSSRCAGDRWFLLSHAAGFIDPLFSRGLSNTAESVHALAWRLLEAVKDGDFSAERFEFVERLQQKLFDYNDSLVNAAFISWQEYDLWTAVFRFWAWGANAGCYQIQRALSRFAEDGDDRHFLELEKAPHLGHYWGFNDGFAKAYDSMVEQVDAVEAGELDASEAADDLYDQMRLADFWPKGFGFAERDVRFISPRPKTFLKMARWARTEADPELGRLMIDTGKAALKSRLLKGRKLF from the coding sequence ATGAGGCGGAACAGCAGCATGGAGAAGACCGTCTACGACGTCGCGATCCTCGGTTCGGGGATCGCCGGATCGTTGCTGGGGGCGATCCTGGCCCGGCACGGCGCCAAGGTCCTGCTGGTGGACGCGGCGTCGCACCCCCGGTTCGCGGTCGGCGAGTCGACGATCCCGTACACCCTGCTCTATCTGCGCGCGCTGGCCGACCGCTACGACGTTCCGGAGATCAAGAACCTGGCGACCTTCACCCGTACCCGGAAGGCGATGGGGGAGCGGTTCGGCGTCAAGCGGCACTTCGGGTTTCTCATGCACCATCCGGGTCAGCCGCAGAACCCTCGTGAGGCCAACGAGTTCAACACCCCGAAGAACCTGCTCAACGAGGCCGCGCACTACTTCCGCCAGGACACCGACTCCTATCTGTTCCATGTGGCGATGAAGTACGGCTGCAAGGCGCGCCAGAACTTCCGTGTCGACGAGGTCGATTTCGGCGACGACGGCGTCACGCTCAGCGGCGGCGACGCCGAGTACCGGGCCCGCTACGTGGTGGACGCCAGCGGATTCCGCTCGCCGCTCGCCGACAAGTTCGGCCTGCGGGAGAACCCGTGCCGGCTCAAGCATCACTCCCGCTCGGTGTGGAACCACATGCTGGACGTGCCGCGTACCGACGACCTGTGGCGGCACGGCAAGGAGAACCGTCCGCCGTTCCCCTGGTATGAGGGCACCGTGCACCACGTGTTCGAGCGCGGCTGGGCCTGGGTGATCGCCTTCGACAACAACAAGTGGTCCACCAACCCTCTGTGCAGCGTCGGCATGACCGTGGACCCACGCACCTTCCCCAAGCCCGCCGATCTGACCCCCGAGGAGGACTTCCACGCGCTGGCCGCTCCTTACCCCGACATCGCGCGGCAGTTCGAGGGCGCCAAGCCGGTGCGCGAATGGGTGTCCACGCCACGCCTGCAGTACTCCTCCAGCCGCTGCGCCGGCGACCGCTGGTTCCTGCTGTCGCACGCGGCCGGGTTCATCGACCCGCTGTTCTCCCGGGGACTGTCCAACACCGCCGAGTCGGTGCACGCGCTGGCGTGGCGGCTGCTGGAGGCCGTCAAGGACGGCGACTTCTCCGCCGAGCGGTTCGAGTTCGTCGAGCGGCTGCAGCAGAAGCTGTTCGACTACAACGATTCCCTGGTCAACGCGGCGTTCATCTCCTGGCAGGAGTACGACCTGTGGACAGCGGTGTTCCGGTTCTGGGCCTGGGGTGCCAACGCCGGCTGCTACCAGATCCAAAGAGCGTTGAGCCGGTTCGCCGAGGACGGTGACGACCGGCACTTCCTGGAACTGGAGAAGGCGCCGCACCTGGGCCACTACTGGGGGTTCAACGACGGTTTCGCCAAGGCGTACGACAGCATGGTCGAGCAGGTGGACGCCGTGGAGGCCGGTGAGCTGGACGCGAGTGAAGCGGCCGACGACCTCTACGACCAGATGCGGCTGGCGGACTTCTGGCCCAAGGGTTTCGGTTTCGCCGAGCGGGATGTGCGGTTCATCAGCCCGCGTCCCAAGACGTTCCTCAAGATGGCGCGCTGGGCCAGAACCGAGGCCGACCCGGAGCTCGGCCGGCTCATGATCGACACCGGCAAGGCGGCGCTGAAGTCGCGCCTGCTCAAAGGCCGGAAGCTGTTCTGA
- a CDS encoding flavin reductase family protein, protein MSGWEVFPMAFMESDPGWMDMFPTSGRDVTGRGSPSVDAQTFRAVMGSFASGVCVTTTVDAEGRPRGFTCSAVCSVSADPPLLLSGVSSRSGTLAAVLDRGRFAVNMLGRDGRRVSQIFASPVADKFDRVRWSRGRVGGMPVLDGIVAYAECELDQTVTAGDHTLLVGRLIGGGIGLDRHPLAYWRGGYAEVLR, encoded by the coding sequence ATGAGCGGCTGGGAGGTGTTCCCGATGGCGTTCATGGAGAGCGACCCCGGCTGGATGGACATGTTCCCCACCTCCGGCCGGGACGTCACCGGCCGGGGATCGCCCTCGGTGGACGCGCAGACCTTCCGCGCCGTCATGGGGTCGTTCGCCAGCGGCGTCTGCGTGACCACCACCGTCGACGCCGAGGGACGGCCGCGCGGTTTCACCTGCTCGGCCGTGTGCAGCGTGTCGGCGGACCCGCCACTGCTGTTGTCCGGTGTGAGCAGCAGGAGCGGCACGCTCGCGGCCGTGCTGGACCGCGGCCGGTTCGCGGTCAACATGCTGGGCCGGGACGGCCGCCGGGTGTCGCAGATCTTCGCCTCCCCCGTCGCCGACAAGTTCGACCGGGTGCGGTGGAGCCGCGGCCGGGTAGGCGGCATGCCCGTGCTGGACGGCATCGTCGCCTACGCCGAGTGCGAGCTGGACCAGACGGTGACGGCGGGCGATCACACACTCCTGGTGGGCCGGCTCATCGGCGGCGGTATCGGCCTCGACCGCCACCCGCTGGCCTACTGGCGAGGCGGCTACGCCGAGGTGCTGCGCTGA
- a CDS encoding type I polyketide synthase, whose product MTNTDLRAQLIESVRVIERLRAELAGQKDVSRVPIAVIGAGCRLPGGADGPESFWRLLCAGTDTVTEFPAVRADLRSWYDPDPDRPGGTYVVNGAFIDQVDRFEPEVFGISPREAAGMDPQHRLILEVVWEALEHAGYAPGSLAGSATGVFLGVSTTDYVRLRQERGDRADVDAYQLLGEPSFAAGRVSFHLGLMGPSQVVDTACSSSLVALHDACQALRLGECDMALAGGVNLMLSPYSFVLLSKFRGLAPDGRCKTFDAAADGYGRGEGGGVVVLKRLADAQRDGDNVLAVVRGTAVRHDGVSSGMTVPNPLSQQAVIAAALDQAGLDPADVDYVEAHGTGTALGDPIELRALEAVIGHVHPPADPLLVGSVKTNIGHLEAAAGVAGLLKLTLALHHREIPGHLHFTDPNPNVDWSRLHVRVVEERRPWPARGRTRAGGVSGFGASGTNAHAVLTEPPARSPSPEGVRRDDGVLTLSARTEASLRGLAGAYARHLAHDDPAPLQDICRTTQTGRTRMAHGLVVTGATSGELARALDAFTRDERDDAWTRVPLAPHRNRGVAWLFTGQGSQYGRMGQELRAEPAYREAIEEVAALMDPLLDEPLAAVLDRPDEESSPLHRTGNTQPALFAVEYALARMWLSWGVRPAAVTGHSVGEITAACVAGVLTLPDAVRLIAVRGRLMQALPPGGVMATLVCDEERAARAVKGLEHLVSVAAVNGPADTVVAGPEREVAAVVERLAGEGVKHRLLKVSHAFHSPLMDPMLDEMRAVAGTVEHHAPTIRLVSNVTGAEWGQAERDPEHWVRHASAPVRFLDGIRFLHAEGLRTFLEIGPHPVLLGLGARALDDPASVWIPSLRRGRDGRRRVVQSLGALHARGVAVDWAAFHGGARFNRVPLPTHVWDRTRHWYREVAPARSPLRDGGSRPGFEALPQAAVPAFETTAGPATGLADLIELARDAAVEAFGGTWRQAVSAVLREPVPAGATLQVSVEPAADDDAAAFTIRGRSATETAAAAPWRVHACGVLRRAPLRPVLPSGPWAVAPADGANPLAVAATLLSGAQEAVLTGIGAASLDAGETSSVRVHRESGAVAFLSPDGTVTGGAAGLRTTPASEVTGPQPWQDPAELVFDLAWQEAALPDVATLDGQTWVLFGGDDVAGRLADRLRALGAVAEVVTPRPEVDLRAMLERTRPDRIVVLTGVDAPDLETAAEEDLVAFRDRAELAAVRLMQALRLRTDLPTAKVHLVTRGAVPAVPGQRVHRAAATPLWGLGRVFALEHPRSWGGAVDLDPESGGDDRLADALAYGDTEDQIALRGTRALVCRLVRNPLPEERLRAAPPVDPEAAYLVTGGFGGIGSAVARWLAGQGARRLVLMSRTPLPDRVRWDDDLPEDQRGRVDLVRALEAIGAEVEAVAADVTDFAAVHGMVERITAGTVPLRGVVHAAGVSRPQVVAEVDRAGYDAVWRPKVVGGWTLHRATEGLELDFFLGFSSIAAAWGSLHLAGYAAANAFLDGLAHHRAARGLAGLSVNWGQWELPSNLYGEDVREFLAATGLRPLPARQALRLMGSLLTAGRVQPVVCAADWSRYKAVLEVRGTKPVLSEITVEQRAVVRTGGEAMVLGELLGAPPERRLPLVAGYLRDQLAQIMRLDRARLDEQFRLLELGIDSLMVMELIKRVREDLAIECPTGEFFATDAAEWDVYLLDQVMRRHELDHSHPTERSVSA is encoded by the coding sequence ATGACCAACACAGACCTGCGCGCTCAGTTGATCGAGTCCGTGCGCGTGATCGAGCGGCTACGCGCCGAGCTGGCCGGGCAAAAGGATGTCTCCCGCGTGCCGATCGCCGTCATCGGCGCGGGCTGCCGGCTGCCGGGTGGTGCGGACGGGCCCGAGTCCTTCTGGCGGTTGCTGTGCGCGGGTACCGACACCGTCACCGAGTTCCCCGCTGTCCGCGCGGACCTGCGTTCGTGGTACGACCCCGATCCCGACCGGCCAGGCGGCACGTATGTCGTCAACGGCGCGTTCATCGACCAGGTCGACAGGTTCGAGCCGGAGGTGTTCGGCATCTCGCCGCGCGAGGCGGCTGGAATGGACCCGCAGCACCGGCTGATCCTGGAGGTCGTCTGGGAGGCACTGGAGCATGCCGGGTACGCACCAGGGTCGCTCGCCGGCAGCGCCACCGGTGTGTTCCTCGGCGTCAGCACCACCGACTACGTCCGGCTGCGCCAGGAACGCGGCGATCGCGCGGACGTGGACGCCTACCAGTTGCTGGGTGAGCCGAGCTTCGCCGCCGGCCGGGTGTCGTTCCACCTCGGCCTGATGGGGCCGAGCCAGGTCGTCGACACCGCCTGCTCGTCCTCCCTGGTAGCGCTGCACGACGCCTGCCAGGCGCTGCGCCTCGGCGAATGCGACATGGCGCTGGCCGGCGGCGTCAACCTGATGCTCAGCCCTTATTCGTTCGTGCTGCTCAGCAAGTTCCGTGGGCTCGCGCCGGACGGCCGCTGCAAGACCTTCGACGCCGCCGCGGACGGGTATGGCCGCGGCGAGGGCGGGGGTGTGGTGGTGCTCAAGCGTCTGGCGGACGCACAGCGCGACGGGGACAACGTGCTGGCCGTGGTGCGCGGCACCGCCGTGCGGCACGACGGCGTGAGCAGTGGTATGACCGTCCCCAACCCGCTGTCCCAGCAGGCCGTCATCGCCGCCGCGCTGGACCAGGCCGGGCTGGACCCGGCGGATGTCGACTACGTGGAAGCGCACGGCACCGGCACCGCGCTCGGCGACCCGATCGAGCTGCGCGCGTTGGAGGCGGTCATCGGTCATGTCCACCCGCCGGCGGATCCGTTGCTGGTCGGCTCGGTCAAGACCAACATCGGCCACCTGGAGGCCGCGGCAGGTGTCGCGGGGCTGCTGAAGCTCACGCTCGCGCTGCACCACCGGGAGATCCCCGGGCACCTCCACTTCACCGACCCCAATCCCAATGTGGACTGGTCCCGGCTGCACGTGAGGGTCGTCGAGGAGAGGCGACCCTGGCCGGCGCGGGGCCGGACGCGCGCCGGCGGGGTCAGCGGGTTCGGCGCCAGCGGTACCAACGCGCACGCCGTCCTGACCGAGCCGCCGGCCCGCTCGCCGTCCCCCGAAGGAGTCCGCCGCGACGACGGTGTGCTCACCCTGTCCGCGCGCACCGAGGCCAGCCTGCGCGGTCTGGCCGGCGCGTACGCGCGGCACCTGGCGCACGACGACCCGGCGCCGCTTCAAGACATCTGCCGCACGACGCAGACCGGTCGAACCCGGATGGCCCACGGCCTCGTCGTCACCGGGGCCACGTCCGGCGAGCTGGCCCGCGCGCTGGACGCCTTCACCCGCGACGAGCGCGACGACGCCTGGACGCGGGTGCCGCTGGCCCCGCACCGTAACCGGGGGGTGGCGTGGCTGTTCACCGGACAGGGCTCCCAGTACGGCCGGATGGGGCAGGAGTTGCGTGCCGAACCGGCCTACCGCGAGGCGATCGAGGAGGTCGCCGCGCTGATGGATCCGCTGCTGGACGAACCGCTGGCCGCGGTGCTGGACCGGCCGGACGAGGAGTCTTCACCACTGCACCGGACCGGCAACACCCAGCCGGCGCTGTTCGCCGTCGAGTACGCACTGGCCCGGATGTGGCTGTCGTGGGGGGTGCGGCCCGCCGCCGTGACGGGGCACAGCGTAGGGGAGATCACGGCGGCCTGCGTGGCAGGGGTGCTGACCCTGCCCGACGCGGTCCGGCTGATCGCGGTGCGAGGCAGGCTGATGCAGGCCCTGCCACCGGGAGGTGTGATGGCCACGCTGGTCTGCGACGAGGAGCGCGCCGCGCGGGCCGTCAAGGGCCTGGAGCACCTGGTGTCGGTGGCGGCGGTCAACGGGCCGGCCGACACCGTCGTCGCCGGCCCGGAGCGGGAGGTGGCCGCGGTCGTTGAAAGACTGGCCGGTGAGGGTGTCAAGCACCGGCTGCTGAAGGTCTCGCACGCGTTCCACTCGCCGCTGATGGACCCCATGCTGGACGAGATGCGCGCGGTCGCCGGGACCGTCGAGCATCACGCCCCCACGATCCGGCTCGTGTCCAACGTCACCGGCGCCGAGTGGGGACAGGCCGAGCGCGACCCGGAGCACTGGGTGAGGCACGCGAGCGCGCCGGTCCGCTTCCTCGACGGAATCCGCTTCCTGCACGCCGAGGGCCTGCGCACCTTCCTGGAGATCGGCCCGCATCCGGTGCTCCTCGGCCTCGGCGCACGCGCTCTGGACGACCCGGCGTCGGTGTGGATCCCTTCCCTGCGGCGTGGTCGTGACGGTCGGCGGCGCGTCGTCCAGTCCCTGGGAGCGCTGCACGCGCGAGGTGTGGCGGTGGACTGGGCGGCCTTCCACGGTGGCGCGCGGTTCAACCGCGTCCCGCTGCCGACCCACGTGTGGGACCGGACCCGTCATTGGTACCGCGAGGTCGCCCCCGCCAGGTCCCCCCTCCGCGACGGCGGGTCCCGGCCGGGTTTCGAGGCGCTGCCGCAGGCCGCGGTGCCGGCCTTCGAGACCACCGCCGGGCCGGCCACCGGCCTGGCCGACCTGATCGAGCTGGCCCGGGACGCCGCCGTGGAGGCCTTCGGTGGTACGTGGCGGCAGGCGGTCTCGGCTGTGCTGCGAGAGCCGGTACCGGCCGGGGCCACCCTGCAGGTGTCGGTCGAGCCGGCCGCGGACGACGACGCGGCGGCGTTCACCATCCGCGGCCGCAGTGCCACCGAGACGGCCGCCGCCGCCCCCTGGCGTGTGCACGCCTGTGGCGTGCTGCGCCGCGCTCCGCTACGCCCCGTCCTTCCGTCCGGCCCCTGGGCCGTGGCCCCCGCCGACGGCGCCAACCCTCTCGCGGTGGCGGCGACCTTGCTGTCCGGCGCGCAGGAAGCCGTGCTGACCGGAATCGGCGCGGCCTCCCTGGACGCCGGAGAGACGTCCTCGGTCCGGGTGCACCGCGAGAGCGGTGCCGTCGCGTTCCTCTCCCCGGACGGGACGGTCACCGGAGGCGCCGCCGGGTTGCGCACCACACCCGCCTCCGAGGTCACCGGCCCGCAGCCGTGGCAGGACCCCGCCGAGCTGGTGTTCGACCTGGCCTGGCAGGAGGCGGCGCTACCGGACGTCGCCACGCTGGACGGCCAGACCTGGGTGCTGTTCGGCGGCGATGACGTCGCCGGCCGCCTCGCCGACCGGCTGCGCGCACTGGGGGCGGTGGCGGAGGTCGTCACGCCAAGGCCCGAGGTGGACCTGCGGGCGATGCTGGAGCGCACCCGCCCCGACCGGATCGTCGTCCTCACCGGGGTGGACGCTCCCGACCTGGAGACCGCCGCCGAGGAGGACCTGGTCGCCTTCCGCGACCGGGCCGAGTTGGCCGCCGTGCGCCTGATGCAGGCCCTGCGTCTCCGCACGGACCTACCCACGGCGAAGGTGCACCTGGTCACCCGCGGAGCAGTCCCGGCCGTACCCGGCCAGCGGGTCCACCGGGCGGCGGCCACACCGCTGTGGGGCCTCGGCCGGGTGTTCGCGCTCGAACATCCCCGGTCATGGGGCGGCGCGGTGGACCTGGATCCCGAGTCCGGTGGCGATGACCGGCTCGCCGACGCGCTGGCGTACGGCGACACCGAGGATCAGATCGCGCTGCGCGGCACCCGTGCCCTGGTGTGCCGCCTGGTGAGGAACCCGCTGCCGGAGGAGCGGCTGCGGGCGGCGCCGCCGGTCGACCCGGAGGCCGCCTACCTGGTCACCGGCGGGTTCGGCGGCATCGGCTCCGCGGTGGCCCGCTGGCTGGCCGGGCAGGGTGCCCGGCGGCTGGTCCTCATGAGCCGCACCCCGCTGCCGGACCGCGTCCGCTGGGACGACGACCTGCCCGAGGACCAGCGCGGCCGGGTCGACCTGGTGCGCGCTCTCGAGGCCATCGGTGCCGAGGTGGAGGCCGTGGCCGCCGACGTGACCGACTTCGCCGCGGTACACGGCATGGTGGAGCGGATCACCGCCGGGACGGTGCCGCTGCGGGGGGTGGTGCACGCGGCCGGCGTCTCCCGGCCGCAGGTCGTCGCCGAAGTCGACCGGGCCGGCTACGACGCGGTGTGGCGGCCCAAGGTCGTGGGAGGCTGGACGCTGCACCGCGCCACCGAGGGGCTGGAGCTGGACTTCTTCCTCGGTTTCTCATCGATCGCCGCGGCCTGGGGGTCACTGCACCTGGCCGGGTACGCCGCGGCGAACGCCTTCCTGGACGGGCTGGCCCACCACCGTGCCGCGCGAGGTCTGGCCGGGCTGAGCGTGAACTGGGGGCAGTGGGAGCTACCGTCCAACCTGTACGGGGAGGACGTGCGGGAGTTCCTGGCGGCCACGGGCCTACGTCCGCTGCCCGCCAGGCAGGCACTGCGACTGATGGGGTCGTTGCTCACGGCGGGACGCGTCCAGCCGGTGGTGTGCGCGGCCGACTGGTCGAGGTACAAGGCCGTCCTGGAGGTGCGCGGTACCAAGCCGGTGCTGAGCGAGATCACCGTCGAACAGCGCGCCGTCGTCCGTACCGGCGGCGAGGCCATGGTGCTGGGGGAGCTGCTCGGTGCCCCGCCGGAGCGGCGCCTCCCGCTGGTCGCGGGGTATCTGCGCGACCAGCTCGCGCAGATCATGCGGCTGGACCGTGCCCGGCTGGACGAGCAGTTCCGCCTCCTGGAGCTCGGCATCGATTCGCTGATGGTGATGGAGCTCATCAAGCGCGTGCGCGAGGACCTGGCGATCGAATGCCCCACCGGTGAGTTCTTCGCGACCGACGCCGCCGAGTGGGACGTTTACCTGCTCGACCAGGTGATGCGGCGCCACGAACTCGATCATTCACACCCGACGGAGAGGAGCGTCAGCGCATGA
- a CDS encoding NAD(P)/FAD-dependent oxidoreductase has translation MKRVNGASARDRYDVAILGSGMAGSMLAAVLARNGVSVLLLDQGTHPRFAVGESTIPYTSAMTRIIADRYQVPEIAALASFTTIQRHISRNSGIKQNFGFVYHREGRLQNPEEINQLKIPTALRTESHLYRQDTDAYLFAVAVKYGADPRPGTRVEEVEIDPDTGVELRTAGGERYRADYVVDAGGYRSPLAERFDLREQPTRARHHSRSLFTHMIGVRPFDGSPAARLHRQPSPWHNGTLHHIFDGGWLWVIPFDNHRGSTNPLCSVGLTLDPRRFPRDEPDPQREFGSFLKRFPDIAWQFEDAVATRPWVSTDRLQYSAKRLVGDRFCLTSHAAGFIDALYSRGLTNTMDVVNALAWRLIEATRDGDWSTERFEYVETLQQGLFDVHDDLVYSSFVGFRDYELWNAVYRTWKIGTVLGTLVLEDAYYKFLRTGDDGLFRALEQTEHPGSPFPISDQFNRFGPLTRDVCIAVENGSMTPSAAAAKVMHHIQDADYIPPVFNLGDPANHFFHATPPKMLSAARWGGTEAPPHVGAVIRGAIGGVVRSRFSRRH, from the coding sequence ATGAAGCGGGTGAACGGCGCATCGGCCAGGGATCGATACGACGTCGCGATCCTCGGCAGCGGCATGGCGGGCTCGATGCTCGCCGCCGTCCTGGCGCGCAACGGGGTCAGCGTCCTCCTGCTCGACCAGGGCACCCATCCTCGGTTCGCCGTGGGAGAGTCGACCATCCCCTACACCTCGGCGATGACGCGGATCATCGCCGACCGGTACCAGGTGCCGGAGATCGCGGCGCTGGCGAGTTTCACGACCATCCAGCGGCACATCTCACGCAACTCCGGGATCAAGCAGAACTTCGGCTTCGTGTACCACCGGGAAGGGAGATTGCAGAACCCCGAGGAGATCAATCAGCTCAAGATTCCCACCGCGTTGCGTACCGAGTCGCACCTGTACCGGCAGGACACCGACGCCTACCTGTTCGCCGTCGCGGTCAAGTACGGCGCGGACCCACGGCCCGGCACCCGCGTGGAGGAGGTCGAGATCGACCCCGACACCGGCGTTGAGCTGCGTACGGCAGGCGGTGAACGGTACAGGGCCGACTACGTGGTCGACGCGGGAGGCTATCGCTCGCCGTTGGCCGAGCGGTTCGACCTGCGCGAGCAGCCCACCCGGGCCCGGCACCACTCGCGCAGCCTGTTCACCCACATGATCGGCGTGCGGCCGTTCGACGGGTCGCCGGCGGCGCGGCTGCACCGCCAGCCCAGCCCGTGGCACAACGGCACGCTGCACCACATCTTCGACGGCGGCTGGCTGTGGGTGATCCCGTTCGACAATCACCGAGGCTCCACCAACCCGCTGTGCAGTGTCGGCCTGACCCTGGACCCCCGGCGCTTCCCCCGTGATGAGCCCGACCCCCAGCGTGAGTTCGGCTCCTTCCTGAAGCGCTTCCCGGACATCGCCTGGCAGTTCGAGGACGCGGTGGCCACACGGCCGTGGGTCTCCACCGACCGGCTGCAGTACTCGGCCAAACGCCTGGTCGGCGACCGTTTCTGCCTGACCTCACACGCGGCGGGGTTCATCGACGCTCTGTACTCGCGGGGCCTGACGAACACCATGGACGTGGTCAACGCCTTGGCCTGGCGGCTCATCGAGGCCACCCGCGACGGCGACTGGTCCACCGAGCGGTTCGAGTATGTGGAGACGTTGCAGCAGGGTCTGTTCGACGTGCACGACGACCTGGTCTACAGCTCGTTCGTCGGATTCCGGGACTACGAGCTGTGGAACGCCGTCTACCGCACTTGGAAGATCGGAACGGTGCTGGGGACCCTGGTGCTCGAGGACGCCTACTACAAGTTCTTGCGCACCGGCGACGACGGCCTGTTCCGGGCGCTGGAGCAGACCGAACACCCCGGGTCACCGTTCCCGATCAGTGACCAGTTCAATCGGTTCGGCCCGCTCACGCGTGACGTGTGCATCGCCGTGGAGAACGGCTCGATGACCCCGTCGGCGGCGGCGGCCAAGGTGATGCACCACATCCAGGACGCCGACTACATCCCGCCGGTGTTCAACCTCGGCGACCCGGCCAACCACTTCTTCCACGCGACGCCACCCAAGATGCTGAGCGCCGCCCGCTGGGGTGGGACCGAGGCGCCTCCTCACGTCGGCGCGGTGATCCGTGGCGCCATCGGCGGAGTCGTCCGTAGCCGGTTCAGCCGTCGTCATTGA
- a CDS encoding NAD(P)/FAD-dependent oxidoreductase, with the protein MAVADRAIRYDVAVLGAHLGGCLLAAVLARHGLRVLLVDAPSDSDEFAGETTVPYTAEVFFTMARRFGMPELAGFGLTSALPSEVRRSSGVKRSLGFLYHREGHEHDPALAVQFNVPGEHAEWHPYRPHVDRYAYLLALRYGAVAPPQRPVLADVRVGEEEVNVLLRDGSLHHARFVVDGAGAGSPLSDRLGAEDEIPRLRLRSRLLATHMQGVTPFEECVRLEDYGQATPWSKGTLTHVFPGAWVQVAHFDNGEDPVNPLASVVASVDPVRYADLPADPEDAFRELIGRFPSLARSFSNAIACRPWTSARRWQRTAGTTAGERWFLWDRTAARNDFLLSRDVTMTAEMVHALAPALIEAAAGDDWTGHVRPVAVFQERLVDFHDRLLTAARAATEDFRLWNAYSRVWLLWSMLSALSLKSARNDCLARGRWDGVRGHHGHAFWFAPPKGLNRLLSQVFEEFGEVEAGTRSAGAAAGRVFALLREAPFVPPVYRFADPKARYYHFSAARRLRMMLWSKTTAPVEFRRMMTKENLTSVQPDALH; encoded by the coding sequence ATGGCCGTCGCGGACCGTGCCATCCGATACGACGTGGCCGTGCTCGGCGCGCACCTCGGCGGGTGCCTTCTGGCCGCGGTGCTGGCCAGGCACGGGCTGCGGGTGCTCCTGGTGGACGCTCCGTCCGACTCCGATGAGTTCGCCGGCGAGACGACCGTGCCCTACACCGCCGAGGTCTTCTTCACGATGGCCCGCCGGTTCGGCATGCCGGAACTGGCGGGCTTCGGTCTCACCAGCGCGCTGCCCTCCGAGGTACGCCGTTCCAGCGGGGTCAAGCGGAGCCTGGGATTCCTGTACCACCGTGAGGGCCACGAGCACGACCCGGCACTCGCGGTGCAGTTCAACGTGCCCGGCGAGCACGCCGAGTGGCACCCCTACCGGCCGCACGTCGATCGGTACGCCTACCTGCTCGCCCTGAGGTACGGAGCGGTGGCGCCACCTCAGCGTCCCGTCCTCGCCGATGTCAGGGTTGGAGAGGAGGAGGTGAACGTGCTGTTGCGCGACGGCTCGCTCCACCACGCGCGGTTCGTCGTGGACGGCGCCGGGGCGGGCTCGCCGTTGTCGGACAGGCTCGGCGCCGAGGACGAGATTCCGCGGCTGCGCCTGCGGTCGCGGCTCCTCGCCACACACATGCAGGGTGTGACGCCCTTCGAGGAGTGTGTCCGGCTGGAGGACTACGGCCAGGCCACTCCCTGGTCCAAGGGAACCCTGACCCACGTGTTCCCCGGCGCCTGGGTGCAGGTGGCGCACTTCGACAACGGCGAGGACCCGGTCAACCCGCTGGCCAGCGTGGTGGCGAGCGTGGACCCGGTGCGGTACGCCGACCTGCCCGCCGATCCGGAGGATGCGTTCCGTGAGCTGATCGGCCGGTTCCCCAGCCTGGCCCGGTCGTTCTCCAACGCGATCGCGTGCAGGCCGTGGACCTCGGCCCGCCGCTGGCAGCGTACGGCGGGTACCACCGCGGGCGAGCGGTGGTTCCTGTGGGACCGTACGGCCGCGCGCAACGACTTCCTGCTGTCCCGAGATGTCACCATGACCGCCGAGATGGTGCACGCGCTGGCCCCGGCGCTCATCGAGGCGGCGGCCGGCGACGACTGGACGGGCCACGTCCGGCCGGTCGCGGTGTTCCAGGAGCGTCTGGTGGACTTCCATGACCGGCTGCTGACCGCGGCCCGCGCCGCGACGGAGGATTTCCGGCTGTGGAACGCCTACTCGCGGGTCTGGCTGCTGTGGTCGATGCTGTCGGCGCTGTCGTTGAAGAGCGCTCGTAACGACTGCCTGGCGCGGGGTCGCTGGGATGGGGTGCGGGGCCATCACGGGCACGCGTTCTGGTTCGCCCCACCCAAGGGACTGAACCGGTTGCTGTCCCAGGTGTTCGAGGAGTTCGGCGAGGTCGAGGCCGGGACACGATCGGCCGGCGCCGCGGCAGGACGCGTTTTCGCGCTGCTGCGGGAGGCGCCGTTCGTGCCTCCTGTGTACCGGTTCGCCGATCCCAAGGCACGGTACTACCACTTCTCGGCGGCGCGGCGGCTGCGGATGATGCTGTGGTCCAAGACCACGGCCCCGGTGGAGTTCCGCCGAATGATGACCAAGGAGAACCTGACCAGTGTCCAGCCGGACGCGCTGCACTGA